A window of Roseiflexus castenholzii DSM 13941 genomic DNA:
GGTCCGAGCAAGTCATCGAGATCGGGCGCATCCACCTGATCCGGAAGTGGTTGTCCCTCCGCCGCGCGCGTTGCCATCTTGCGGTAAATCGCGCCGATCCGTCGCTCCAAATCGCGCACACCCGCCTCGTGGGTGTATTCGCGGATCAGGCGGCGAAGCGCCGCTTCGGTGATCGTCGGTGCGCGTTCCGCCAGACCTTGCTCGTTCCGCTGGCGCTGGATCAGGTAGCGGCGACAAATCTCGAGTTTTTCCATCTCAGTGTAGCCAGCGAGTTCCAGTAGTTCCATGCGGTCGAGCAGCGCGGGCGGAATGGTATCGGAGCGGTTGGCGGTGCAGATGAAGAGCGCACGACTCAGATCGAACGGCACATCGAGGTAGCGGTCGACAAACGCCACATTCTGTTCCGGGTCGAGCACTTCCAGCAACGCAGCCGCCGGATCGCCCTGGAAGCCGACGCTCAATTTATCGACCTCATCGAGCATGAAGACCGGATTGTTGCTGCCGGCGCGATTAATTCCCTGGATGATGCGCCCTGGCAGCGCGCCGATATAGGTGCGGCGATGCCCACGAATCTCCGCCTCATCGCGCACGCCGCCGAGCGCCACCCGCACGAACTTGCGCCCCAGCGCACGCGCAATCGAGGTTCCCAGACTGGTCTTCCCAACGCCGGGAGGACCGACAAAACAGAGGATCGGACCGCGCGCACTGCCGCTGGCGTCTTGCTCCAACCGCAGTTTGCGCACCGCCAGGTACTCGATAATACGCTCTTTGATCCGTTCCAGATCGTAGTGATCCTCATCGAGCACCTGACGCGCCTGCGTCAGATCGAGGTTGTCTTCCGTACTGACATTCCACGGCAGATCGAGGAGCCAGTCCAGGTAGGTGCGGGCAACGACATACTCGGCGGCGCCGGGGGGCATGCGCTCCAGGCGCGAAATCTCGCGTTCGGCTTCTTTGCGCGCCTCTTCGGGAAGGTTCGCTGCCTCGAGCCGACGACGCAACTCTGCAATTTCGGCGGCATGATCGTCGGTTTCGCCCAACTCGCGTTTGATCGCCTCGAGTTGCTGGCGCAGCACATACTCGCGCTGGCTTTTCGACATCTCTTCCTGCGCCTTGCGTCCAATTGTCAGAATTTCACGTTCGCGCTCGAGGAAACTGAGCACCTGACGCAGGCGTTCTTGCACATCGAGCGTATCGAGCACAAGTTGCTGATCCTCTGGTTTAAGGTTCAGATTCGCTGCGATCAGGTCTGCCAGCATACCGGGTTGCGCGGTATTGGCCGCAACGATTGCCAGTTCATCAGGCAGAGTCGGGCTGAGTTGGATGATCTGCTGGAAGGCGGCGAGCGCCGCGCGCGCCAGACCGCTGACCTCGACCGAAAGCACAGCGGGATCGCGATGAATGGCGACGCGCGCCTGCGGATATGGTTCGGTGACGATCAGTTGCCTGATCTGAATGCGCGCCTGCCCCTGCACCAGGATTTGCACTGCGCCGTGCGGCAACCGCAGCATGCGGACGATTAACGCGACGGCGCCGGTGCGCGCCAGCGCCAGCGGATCGAACCCCTCGCCGGGTTGAGTGCGCATAAACACGCCGACCATCTTCGTTGCAAGCGCTGCTTCATCGACCAGTTTCACCCATGTGTCGCCGCTGACGACGAGCGGCAGGAACATGCCGGGGAAGAGCACGACGTTGTTGAGCGGCAGGATCGGTAGCACTTCCGGGATGTCGGGCGGGTCCTGGGTTGGGAGTGGAGTGCTCATGACTCACCCTCCTGCTTAATGTGGACAACAACCTGACGAGCGCCGCGCCCGGCGAAAGGAAGCCAGATTTCCAGCAAGCCGGTGTTGAAACGGGCAGTCGTCCGATCCGGGTCAATCGGGCGATCAAAAGGAACCTCGATTTGGAAGGCGCCGGATGCGATCTCCATCCGGTGCAAGCGGCGCAGATCGTGGGGCAACGCAATCTGGCGCACGCCGGCGATACGCACAAACTGCGGGTGCGCTTCGATCTGCACATTCGAAGGCTCGACGCCGGCCAGTTCGATGACCAGCAGCATTGCCTGTTCGGTCTCAAACACATTCACCGCTGGCGACCACGGACGCATATCAAATGGCGCATACGGCATGCGCGTGCGCAAAATGCGTATCGAGGCATGGGGATTATCGTCGAAGATCATGCGCTCCCTCCTACTATGCTATAGGGCAGCAGATTGAGTCCCCCTAATAAAGCGATAGTCACGCTGATTCCTGGATTCAAGAGGATAACCACACGAGAGGGCGATAACAGCAATAAAAGAATCAGCAATAAGCAATTCATGGCTTAGCCGGTATTCTTCCAACAATTCAACCGCTTTATGAGAAATATCCTCATCGATCTCGATAATCAGAAAATCGACAAGAAATGTGTTCAATAGGTTCCCTCGCAATCACGGCAAACCATGGCTCTTTCTGAATTATACCACTGCCCAGGGACGTGGCGGAGGCGGCGGTCATCTCCCGCAGGTCGCGGGCGCAGATGACCGTCGCCGCGACGGGGAGCGGGCGTGATCCGGCGGCGACCGACTACGGCGCGGCGCGCCCGGCGGGGCGCCTCTGGCTGTGGTGACGGTCATCTGAGGTGCGCCGCGCGCTGTAACACCGCCAGATGCTGATCAATGCGCGTCAATCCCATACCCATGGTATTGAGGCAGAGATAATGCGCTCCGAGCGCGCGCCAGGCATCGATATACGTCTGCCAGCGCTCTTCTGCGACCGAACGCAGGTTCAACTGCGACTCGATGCCGATCGTCGCAGGGTCACGCCCGGCATCTCGGGCATATCCGGCGAGACGTTCCAGCGCGGCTCGGGTCGTCTCGTCCGGCGGGCGAAAGGTGATCCAGCCGTCGCCGATCCGCGCCACGCGCTTCAGGGTCGCTTCAGCGTATCCGCCGATCCAGATCGGGATGGAACGACGTGGCGGCAGTGGATTGAGTCCTGCTGCCTCGATTGTGTGCCAGCGTCCGTGAAAGGTGACGACTTTCTCGGACCACAGGGCGCGCAGCACGGCGATCTGCTCCTCGCTCCGCGCGCCGCGGTTGTGGAAGTTCTCGCCCAGTGCCTGATACTCCACCTCATTCCATCCGATGCCAATACCCAGCCGCAGCCGTCCGCCGCTCAGCACATCGACTTCAGCCGCCTGCTTGGCGACCAGCGCTGTCTGTCGCTGCGGAAGGATGATCACGCCGGTCGCCAGACCGATTGATGTCGTGATCCCTGCCAGATACCCGAATAGAACCAACGGCTCGTGGAACATCGACTCGCTCGTGTACGGTCCGCTCCAGCCGGGACGAATCGACGGATCGGCGCCGAGGACGTGGTCGTATGCCAGGATGTAGCGATAACCAAGCGCCTCGACTTCCTGGGCATATTCGCGGATTATTCCAGGATCATCGCCAATTTCCGTTTGCGGGAAGACGACGCCAATTTCAAGGGAGCGGCTCATACGATTCCATTTGCCTCCGTTGTAAGCATATGCTATAATCCGCA
This region includes:
- the lon gene encoding endopeptidase La, giving the protein MSTPLPTQDPPDIPEVLPILPLNNVVLFPGMFLPLVVSGDTWVKLVDEAALATKMVGVFMRTQPGEGFDPLALARTGAVALIVRMLRLPHGAVQILVQGQARIQIRQLIVTEPYPQARVAIHRDPAVLSVEVSGLARAALAAFQQIIQLSPTLPDELAIVAANTAQPGMLADLIAANLNLKPEDQQLVLDTLDVQERLRQVLSFLEREREILTIGRKAQEEMSKSQREYVLRQQLEAIKRELGETDDHAAEIAELRRRLEAANLPEEARKEAEREISRLERMPPGAAEYVVARTYLDWLLDLPWNVSTEDNLDLTQARQVLDEDHYDLERIKERIIEYLAVRKLRLEQDASGSARGPILCFVGPPGVGKTSLGTSIARALGRKFVRVALGGVRDEAEIRGHRRTYIGALPGRIIQGINRAGSNNPVFMLDEVDKLSVGFQGDPAAALLEVLDPEQNVAFVDRYLDVPFDLSRALFICTANRSDTIPPALLDRMELLELAGYTEMEKLEICRRYLIQRQRNEQGLAERAPTITEAALRRLIREYTHEAGVRDLERRIGAIYRKMATRAAEGQPLPDQVDAPDLDDLLGPPRFRSETLLGEDEVGVVTGLAWTPTGGDVLFVEASVVPGNGQLTLTGQLGDVMKESARAALTYARSRARALNIPTDFAQICDIHIHVPAGAVPKDGPSAGITMASALISALTDRRAYKHVAMTGEITLRGKVLPIGGVKEKVLAAQRAGVRTVLLPKANAPDLRELPEETRQQIDIVLVEHMDEVLPRVLHPKSESVTLAEPAPPDGAGTVQAT
- a CDS encoding Hsp20/alpha crystallin family protein, with the translated sequence MIFDDNPHASIRILRTRMPYAPFDMRPWSPAVNVFETEQAMLLVIELAGVEPSNVQIEAHPQFVRIAGVRQIALPHDLRRLHRMEIASGAFQIEVPFDRPIDPDRTTARFNTGLLEIWLPFAGRGARQVVVHIKQEGES
- a CDS encoding PIN domain-containing protein encodes the protein MNTFLVDFLIIEIDEDISHKAVELLEEYRLSHELLIADSFIAVIALSCGYPLESRNQRDYRFIRGTQSAAL
- a CDS encoding LLM class F420-dependent oxidoreductase, coding for MSRSLEIGVVFPQTEIGDDPGIIREYAQEVEALGYRYILAYDHVLGADPSIRPGWSGPYTSESMFHEPLVLFGYLAGITTSIGLATGVIILPQRQTALVAKQAAEVDVLSGGRLRLGIGIGWNEVEYQALGENFHNRGARSEEQIAVLRALWSEKVVTFHGRWHTIEAAGLNPLPPRRSIPIWIGGYAEATLKRVARIGDGWITFRPPDETTRAALERLAGYARDAGRDPATIGIESQLNLRSVAEERWQTYIDAWRALGAHYLCLNTMGMGLTRIDQHLAVLQRAAHLR